From one Paramormyrops kingsleyae isolate MSU_618 chromosome 1, PKINGS_0.4, whole genome shotgun sequence genomic stretch:
- the gca gene encoding grancalcin: MAYPGYGGYGGPPPGVPVQGMSMPGGPMGGPMGGAGPAGFPSYGAYPGNFAPPPVNDPMLSYFRAIAGQDGEIDSEELQRCLTQTGVSGTYTPFSLETCRIMISMLDVDMTGKMGFNEFKELFAALNGWKQNFMMFDQDRSGTVEPHEMAQAVSSMGYRISPNTLSGIIKRYSKGGRIAFDDYVACCVKLRSLTDAFRRRDAMQQGAVSFQYDDFLQCTMTI; this comes from the exons ATGGCATACCCAGGATACGGCGGA TATGGGGGTCCACCACCAGGTGTCCCAGTCCAAGGAATGTCTATGCCTGGAGGCCCCATGGGAGGCCctatggggggggcgggtcctGCTGGATTCCCTAGCTATGGTGCCTATCCTGGAAATTTTGCCCCTCCCCCCGTCAATGACCCAATGTTGAGTTATTTCAGAGCAATAGCGGGGCAG GATGGCGAAATTGATTCTGAGGAACTTCAGAGGTGCTTGACACAGACCGGAGTCAGTGGGACTTACACTC CATTTAGTTTGGAGACCTGCAGAATCATGATTTCTATGCTGGAT GTGGATATGACTGGGAAGATGGGTTTCAATGAGTTTAAAGAGCTCTTCGCAGCTCTTAATGGCTGGAAGCAAAATTTCATGATGTTCGATCAGGATAGAAGTGGCACCGTGGAGCCTCATGAGATGGCTCAGGCCGTCTCCTCCATGG GTTACAGGATAAGCCCTAATACGCTGAGTGGCATCATTAAGCGCTATAGTAAGGGTGGCAGGATTGCTTTCGACGATTATGTGGCCTGCTGCGTTAAGCTGCGGTCTCTCACAG ATGCGTTTAGGAGGAGAGATGCCATGCAGCAAGGTGCTGTGAGCTTCCAGTACGATGAT TTTCTCCAGTGCACAATGACCATCTGA